Genomic window (Jeotgalibaca ciconiae):
TTTCTAAAAAAATAAAAAACATGACAACTTGTCATGAGACATAGTTATAACATTATGACAAGCTGTCACATCTGTCAACAAAAAAGATTTCGAAAACAAGAAATTGTGTTTGGAGAGCGAAGCTTCTTACAGGTACAGCAGAAGCAGCGAAGCAATCAATGGGACAAATTTATCTTTTTTCACTAGTTCAGGACTTAGCAGCTAGATATCGAAGGCATAAAAAAATTATATTATTCTGTAAAAAAAGAAGCCGATATCGGCTCCTTTTTTATTGATCTTCATTGGTGTCTTCAATTATTCCTTCTGATAGTTCTGCTTCTGTTTCATATAATCCTGAATAATTTTTATACCATTCAAAGACATGCATAAAAATAACTTTTAAAACAGCGTAACCAGGTATCCCCAAAACGAAGCCAACTAATCCAAAAACTTTTCCTGCTGTCAGCAGGACAATCATGATGGTTACCGGATGAACCGATAAATTACTTCCCAGAACTTGTGGAGAAATAACTCTTCCTTCAATGAACTGTTCAATACTAAAAACAATTAATACTTGTACGAGCATCAAGGGAGACTCAACTAAACCAACAATAACTGCTGGTATCATTGCTAAAAATGATCCTAAATAAGGGATTACATTTAAAAAGCCTGCTAAAATACCGAGTACAATACCATAGTTTAAGCCAATAATCGAATAACCGATGACAAACATTAAGCCTACAAAAAAAGCAACCGTGATTTGACCACGAACATATTGACTGATTTGCAAATTAATCTTTGTTAATAAATCTTTTACCGTAGCACGATGACGGTTGGGTAAAAAAGCTAAAATTTGACTAGGAAATTTATCCCCTTCCTTTAGCAAGTAGTATAAAATGATTGGCATTGTAATCAGCCCCACCAAAACATTTGTCACTACACCTAAAACATTTCCAATTCCTGAAAAAGTATTAGACAAGAAATTATTTGCCCAACTCGTAAGAGCATTAAAAATGTTTGTATTAATCTCAGTAAACTGCTCCTGAAAAGAACGGAACCACTCATACTCAAAAAAGTTATTAAACATATTATTAATGGTGATCCAAAATTGAGGAATATCATCAATAATCCCAATCGTTTGTTCGCGAATAACCGGAATTAGAATAGCAACTCCCCAGATTATTAGAAGAATAAGAACAATGAAAGACAGCCAAATCGCAGCTGTTCGATTTACTTTTTTCTTTTCAAGCCAATTCACAAGTGGATTCATTAAATAATAGAGAATGCCACTTAGAATAAGCGGAAAACCAATTACGTTAAAAAAACTGCCTACTGGTTGGAACAAATGTGAAATCTTAGAAAAAATCAAGATGATTAACAAAATCAACAACACAATCAACAATGCTGTTACAAATTTGTTATTTAAAAACCAACGTTCAAACCAAGATGTTCGCTTCCTTTGGGGCTGATAACCTTTAGTTGCTCTCTCCATATCCTTCACTCACTTTCTTTTATTAATTAGAAAGATACTTAATTTCCATACCTGTTTGGACTTCTGGTAATTTATATGGCGACAAATAGACACTTGTTTCGATATAGTTCTCATGATCGAATTCTTTAAAAACCAGCGTAACATGTCCTAGCGCACGTAGGTTTGCACTTACATTTTCCCCAACGTACTCTACATCATACTCTTGATTTCCAAAAACTAATTTATCTTTCTTCTGTAGTTCAAAATCTCTATCTGTTTTTTTAAAGGCTTGTAATACCGATACATCTTTAATTGATGTAGATGCATCTTCCCCAAATAAAATTAAAATATTTTCTTCTGTGCTGATTGCATCTTTTCCAATATGAGTTATTTCGCTAATCATAGATATAAATCTCCTTCTTCATAGTGATACTTTTATTCTATCATATCCTATTCGAAAAAATGAATAGCAAGAGAATTTTGTTTTTTTTATTCATTCAAAACGGTTTTTTTCTAATAATTTGATATACTTACTGTAGGACTTAAAAATTAGAGGAGGAAACAATTTATGGAATATACTTTATATCTGGGATCCTATACAAAAAGGGAAAGTAAAGGGGTACATAAAATTACGTTGGATACTACTAATGATAAGTTAGTTGATTATCAATTAATCGCTGAGGTGGACTCTCCTACTTATTTGACGTTTTCATCTGACAAAAAAACTATGTATACTATTTCGAAAGAAGAAAATGGTGCTGGATTAACATCTTTTAATCTTTTAGACAATGGTGAATATAAAAAACGTGCATCAACAACTACAGAGGATGCCGCTCCTTGTTATATTTCTTTTGATGAGGTTCGTAAATTACTATTTACAGCGAGCTACCATGGGGGGTATGTATCCGTTTATAAAGAAAATGAAGACGGCACACTTGAACAGACAGACCGCGTGATTCACAAAGGAAGCAGCGTTCATGAAAATCAAAAATCTCCTCATGTTCACTATACCGACTATGCTCCAAATTCACAAATTCTACTAGTTTGTGATTTAGGCACGGATGAAGTATTCAGCTATGAAGTTTCAGATGAAGGTAAATTAACCGAAATTTCTCGTTATACAGCTAAAGCTGGATCAGGCCCGCGTCATTTGGCTTTCCACCCAAATGGCAAAACGGTCTACTTAGTTTGTGAATTGAGTAGTGAAATTGAAATTTTAGAATATCATCAAGAAGATGCGACTTTTACATATGTTGACCGTATTTCAACTATACCTGAAACACACACTTCTTTTAATAGTGGTGCCGCAATTCGTGTAAGCAATGATGGTAATTTTGTATATTATTCTAATCGTGGACATAATTCAATCGCTGTTTTCGAAGCGTCTGAAACTACTGAAGCTTTAACTCTGGTAGACTATGTTCCTACAGAAGGAGAAACACCTCGTGATTTCAACTTTTCTCCTGATGAAAACTATCTTATCGTGGGACACCAGGATTCAGACCATTTAACACTATTCAAGCGTAATCAAGCTGTTGGAAAACTAACCTTACTAGAAAAGGACGTTTATGCACCAGAGTGTGTATGTGTAAAGTTTTAAATTCATAAGAAAAGCGAACAAGTCCGCCTTGGCCTATGAAAAAATAGGAAATTTGACCCTGAATGAGCAGCGAAGCGCGCAATGGGGCAAATTTATCTTTTTTTCACTAGGTCAGGACTTGGGAGCTAGACATTGATGGCTGAACTTATAATCCCCTAGTCTATAATAAAAATCAGGCTGAAATGATCAGCCTGATTTTTTGTAGAGTAGGTAATATAATTTTTTTCTGCCATCGATGTCTAGCCATCGAGTCCTGGCCTACTGCTTCATACGCAGATTTTACGCATGTTGCACTATACCTATAGCTTGTTTCGCTTGTACTGTGCCGTTTTCATCTAAAGAAAATTCTTTTACTTTATCCATATTCGTAATAACAACAACCATCGCATTATCTTTTCCAGCTTCAGCTAATGCAGCCAAATCACATTTTGCAACAAGCGTATCGGAAGTCACACTATCACCTTCGCTAACAAATGTTTCGAAAGGTTTCCCATTTAATTCAACGGTGTCTAATCCCATATGAATCAAAACTTCTATTCCACTTTCTAATTTAATTCCAATTGCATGCTTCGTTGGAAAGACACTTAGTACTTTCCCTTCGACAGGCGCATAAATATTACCGTCCTCCGGAATAACTGCATAGCCGTCTCCCATCATTTTTTGTGAGAATACTGGATCTGCAACTTCTGTAACAGGAACTATCTTTCCATTTACAGGAGCAAATAGAGTCTCTTTCTCGATTGGAGTATCCTTTTCTTTTTTATCTTTTTTGAAAAAATTAAACATATTAACGCCACCTTTACAAGATTAATTATAATAATTTTCATCTTATACACTTACTTACAATGATACCATAATTGCCATTGTTTTCCTATTTAAGTACCATTGCTTTCGTCTTATTAATTGTGAACAAATTATGATAAATGAGAATGAGAGTCACTACCAGCTAGATTATAACCATTCTAATTTGTTTTTTTGTTTGATACTATTTAATTACGGCAATTACAATTCAAAGAAAAAGGTGGTCATATGAACACACTATGGAAAAACAATAAGCCAATGACAGCTACTATTATTAGTGGGATACTCATTTTGATTGGTATTTACTTTCAATTTTCGAAAACGGATTTTCCTGTAGCGATTATTTTTGTTAGTTCTTTTATTATCGGAGGATTCTTTCAAGCTCGGGAAGGTTTTTACGATACAATTGAAAATAAGCGATTAAACGTGGATATTTTGATGGTACTTGCTGCTATTGGCGCCTCTATCATTGGATATTGGCTCGAAGGTGCCTTGCTCATTTTTATTTTCTCTTTGTCAGGTTCTTTAGAAGAATATGCATTGAACAAAAGTACAGAAGCCATTAGTTCTTTAATGAGTATTGTTCCCGCTACTGCTAAAAGGCTTACGAAAGAGAATCAACTGGAAACTGTGAACGTCGAGGACTTGTCGATTGGGGATCGAATATTTGTGGCAAAGGGGGACAGTCTTCCAATTGATGGCACGCTTCTTTCCAAGAAGGCTACCATTAATGAATCTTCTATTACAGGAGAGTCAATCCCACGTGAGAAAAAAGAGAACGATCAACTGTATGCAACTTCTATCAATTTAGATGAACCTATTACGATTACAGTAAATAAAAATTCGAATGAAACTTTATTTGCAAAAATTATTCAAATGGTGAAGGAAGCACAGTCGACACCTTCTAAAACAGCCAGTTTCATTACAAACATTGAGAATAAGTATGTGACAGCTGTACTTATTTTTGTTCCAGCCATGATATTTATTTTTTATTTCTTTTTAAATTGGACTTGGAGTGAATCGTTTTACCGAGGAATGGTACTCCTGACCGTAGCATCGCCATGCGCATTGGTTGCCTCCGCTACGCCAGCAACTTTAGCAGCTATTTCCAGTGCAGCGAAAAAAGGGATTCTTTTTAAAGGTGGTATTGCAATCGAGAATTTCAGCTCCCTTTCTTGTATTGCTTTCGATAAAACAGGTACCTTAACAAACGGAAAACCAATTGTAACAGATTCTTACATATCGCCAGAACAAAATGAAAGAGATATTTTAGGAATTGTTTATGCTTTAGAATATGGTTCTACTCATCCCATTGCGATTGCACTTGTAAATTTCCTTAAAGAAAGAAATTATTCTGATATATCATTAACAAATCAAAAAGATCTTACTGGTTTGGGTTTATCAGGTGAATATCAAGGCGACGAGTGGCGGATCGGAAAAATGGATTTCACTCGCAAGCATTCTAAACAAACCAATATATTTTCCAAGCAAACACAGAAACTCTCCCAAGAAGGAAAGACGGTTGTCTCTCTTTCAAAAAATGGAGAAATGGTCGCTTATTTTGCACTTCTGGACATTGCTAAGACTGGCGCGAAAGAGACCATTTCTTTTTTACAGAAAAACGATATTCATACGCTTATGATTACAGGCGACAATCATGAAACTGCTAAAGCAATTGCAGATGAATTAGGAATAGATGAATACCGCGCGAACTGCTTGCCAGAGCAAAAAACAGGAATTTTAAAAGATTTACAGAAGGAATATGATTTTGTGGGGATGGTGGGTGATGGAATCAATGACGCACCTGCTTTAGCAAATGCCGATATCGGTGTTGCAATGGGACAAGGTACCGATATTGCTATGCAAACGGCAGATGTTGTGCTGATACAAAATGATTTAGAGACACTGGAATATTCCTATCATTTATCCAAAAAACTGAAAAAAATAACCGTACAAAATATTGTTTTTTCTATGAGTGTGATTATACTACTCATTATTGCGAACTTAATGCAAGTAATTAATCTGCCAATTGGAGTAATTGGACACGAAGGCAGTACCATCCTTGTTATTTTGAACGGCTTACGTTTGTTATTAAATAATCCAAAAAACTAAAAAACAAGAGGCTGGGAAAAACTCCCAGCCTCTTTCCTATACCCGAATAATGTAGCGTAAATGTGCTCAAAAAGGCAGCCCCGACGTCCACTTCACGAATCATGCTCAGATGGTCTGCAACCATCTGAGCATGATTCGCTCCAGTGATTCGGGGCTGAACGCCTTTTTTCCCACTCTCTATATTTGTGCGCAATGCTTTAAAGTAGAAAGGCATTTATTTTCGGGTCTACTTTGCTCGATGTTTCTCCATGAATGTTTTGATTCGTTGAACCCCCTCAGCGAATTCTTCTGTGGACGTCGCATAACTAAAACGAATATGTTTGGGCATCCCAAAGCCACTACCTGCAACTAGACCAACATGAGCTTCTTCAAGCAAAGCCATTGTAAACGCATCGACAGTATCATAACCCGTCATTTTTGCAGCCTCAGAACATTCCGGGAACAGATAAAAAGCTCCCATTGGCTTCTCATATAATTTAAAACCCGGTAAATCTTTTACTAATGGGTATGCCGCATTCAAGCGAGTTTCAAACAACTTACGATTTTCTTCCATAAAGTCTGATCCTTCTGTTAATGCAGCTAGAGCAGCATACTGACTGATTCCAGCAGCATTACCACTTGTCTGACTAGCAATTTTATTAATTGCTTGCATGACTTTCTTGCTTCCTAGTGCATATCCTATTCGCCATCCTGTCATCGCAAAGGCTTTTGACATTCCATTCACAATAATGCTTTGTTGACGAATTTCTTCTGAGAGAGATGCGATAGACTGACTTTTCGCTCCGTTAAAAACTAGCTTGTAATATATTTCATCTGCAATAATTAAAATGTTTTTTCTAACACAATAGTCTCCAATTATTCGTAACTGCTCTTCGTTAAAGACAGCTCCAGAAGGGTTTGACGGTGAATTCAGTACAAGGAGCTTTGTTTTATCACTTGTATAGCGATCTAACAATTCCTCTGTGAGGGCAAACCCATTCTCTGGGTCTGTTTCTATGAATACAGGAACTCCTCCAGCCAGTCGAATTTGTTCGCTGTAACTCACCCAATAGGGTATCGGTATAAGGACCTCGTCTCCTTCATCTACCAAAGCTTGAAACAAATAATAGAGAATTAATTTCGCTCCTGCTGAAACAAAAATTTCATCCATTTCATAAGAAACGAAATCATGTTTTTGATGAAAATCAGCAATTGCCTGCCGTAATTCGGCTATACCGGCACTATCCGTATAATGATGCCCTTTTCCTTCGTATATTGCTTTATTTGCAGCATCCAAAATATATTTTGGCGTATCAAAATCCGGCTCGCCGACTGTTAAAGAAATAATATCTCTGCCCTCTGCCTTCAATTCTCTCGTCTTTTGAGTAGCAGCTAAAGTCGAAGATAGTTGGATATCTTGTATTCGTTTTGAAATCAATAAAATTCCCCCATTCACCAATCAATAGTTTGAAGTATTTGTTTTACTACATCCTCTGTTGTCAGATGATCAGTTGCAATTGTATGAGCCGCACAATCCTCGTAAAACTCTAAACGTTTTTGATAAATCCGCTTCAGATCTTTCGATTCATTTGATTGGGCTAATGGTCGGATATTCAATTGATCGTCAATAATTCGATTCCACAAAGTATTAAACTCTGCTTGCAAGTAAATCACTTGCGTTTGCTGTTTTAATAACTCCCGACAAGCAACCGTTTCGATACAACCGCCTCCCGTTGAAATTACGCCAGATGATTGATGATACTCTAGTAATAATTCATGCTCAATTTCACGAAATTTTTCTTCCCCATATTCGACAAAAAACTCTGAAATAGGCATTTGAAGACGCTTGCTGATTTCGTAATCTAGATCAATGAAGTTTTTTTCCGTTTTTTTCCCGAGCAACTTCCCTACACTTGTCTTTCCGGCTCCCATAAAGCCAATTAAAATAATTGCCATGACTACACCTCTTTTGTCAGCCTGCTGTCCCAGTAAGATTCAAGACCTCATCAAAGAATGTTGGATAACTAATATTCACACATTCAGCTTCTTTTAAAAATACATCTTCTTTTACTAATAAAGCAGCAACCTGTAACATCATTCCGATTCGATGATCGCCAAAGCTGTCAACTGTCGCTCCTGCCAATGGTGTACCTCCATGAACAATCAAACCATCTTCCGTTTCAATGATGTTTGCCTGCATATGATTAAGTTGCGAAGCTACTGCTTGAATACGGTTCGTTTCTTTTACTTTTAATTCTTCCGCATCTTTAATAACAGTTATCCCCTCGGCTTGAGTAGCAAGTAAAGCAATCACCGGTAACTCATCAATCAGCCTAGGTATGATGGAACCACCAATAGTTGTAGCTTTCAATTGACTTGTTCGCACAGTAATATCTGCGCTTATTCGATTTTCTCTCATATCAATTGTGATGTCTCCACCCATTGCTTTTATTACATCAATGATGCCAGAACGCGTTTCGTTCATTCCAACATTCTCAAGTAGTATTTCACTATTTGGAACAATTAATCCAGCGGCTAAGAAAAATGCTGCTGAGGAAATATCACCTGGAACTTCAATTCTTTGTCCTCTTAGGGTTTGCCCGCCTTTTATGCGAATAACCTTGTCATCAATTTGCAAGCTTCCTCCAAATTGTTGCAACATTTCTTCTGTATGATTACGGGATTGTTCTTTTTCAATCACAACGGTTTCGCCTTCTGCTTGGAGGCCCGCTAAAATAATTGCTGATTTAACTTGTGCACTTGCTACAGGCATTTCATACTCGATAGCATGTAATTCGTTTATTGGTTCAATAGTCAGCGGAGGAAACTCGCTGTCTTTATCTCCTGATATTTTTGCTCCCATTTGTTCCAATGGTGCAATCACTCGTTGCATTGGGCGTTTATTCAAGGAATTGTCTCCTGCAATTACGCTCGTAAAAGACTGACCAGCTAATAAACCACTCAGCAAACGAATCGTAGTTCCAGAGTTTCCTACATCCAATATTTCTTTAGATGGACGCAAGCCGTTCATCCCTCTTCCCTCTACAATGATTTCATCACCATTATCGTGGATTTGAATGCCTAATTGTCGCATGACTTTGATAGTATTTAAGCAATCATCGGCACGTAAAAATCCAGTGATGCGTGTCTCACCTTCCGCAATCGACCCAAACATGACACTTCGATGAGAAATGGATTTATCTCCTGGTATCGTTAATTTCCCTTGCAAACTCTTCGCGTGATTGATCAATTTTCTCATCGAATACTTACTCCTCTTCTAACCACATATCAGGGTTTTTACTATATTCACGGTAATTTGCAACTGCTTGTTGTAATTCATCAAAACTATCATTCGGGAATTTTTCTAATATTGCTTGTGTTAATTCTGTTGCAACAACCGCTTGTGCAATAATACTTGCTGCCGGCACTGCAGTTGTATCACTTCGTTCGATGCTCGCCTGGTATTCTTCTTTCGAATAAATATCCACACTCTGCAAGGGTCTATATAAAGTTGGAATTGGTTTTTTTACACCTCTTACAATCACAGGCATACCGTTCGTCATGCCACCTTCGATCCCACCCAAATGATTGCTTAGGCGATAGAATCCAAGCTCAGCATTATAAGCAATTTCATCCATTACTTCGCTGCCGTATCTTCTTCCCACTTCAAACCCATCTCCGAATTCAACACCCTTAAATGCATTAATACTTACCATCGCTTTTGCTAAACGCGCATCAATTTTTTTATCCCATTGCGTATAACTTCCTAATCCAATTGGCAATCCTTCCGCAATGACTTCTACAACTCCACCTAAAGTATTTCCAGCCTTTTTAGTTTCGTCAATCTTGTCTTTTACTTGTTGTTCTTTTTCAGCATCCACCATTTTTACAGGAGATTGATTTGCACGGTCACGAATTTCCGCCAAACTCATTTCAGAAACATCTACTTGTCCCTTAATTCCACCCAATTCACAAACATAGGCAACCACTTCAACTCCAAGAGCCGACAATAATTGACTAGCCACTGCTCCGATTGCTACACGCATGGTGGTTTCCCTCGCTGATGAGCGCTCTAGTACATTCCGAAGGTCTTTATGGTGGTACTTGATTCCACCAACCAAATCAGCATGCCCAGG
Coding sequences:
- a CDS encoding shikimate kinase, whose amino-acid sequence is MAIILIGFMGAGKTSVGKLLGKKTEKNFIDLDYEISKRLQMPISEFFVEYGEEKFREIEHELLLEYHQSSGVISTGGGCIETVACRELLKQQTQVIYLQAEFNTLWNRIIDDQLNIRPLAQSNESKDLKRIYQKRLEFYEDCAAHTIATDHLTTEDVVKQILQTIDW
- a CDS encoding PTS glucitol/sorbitol transporter subunit IIA produces the protein MISEITHIGKDAISTEENILILFGEDASTSIKDVSVLQAFKKTDRDFELQKKDKLVFGNQEYDVEYVGENVSANLRALGHVTLVFKEFDHENYIETSVYLSPYKLPEVQTGMEIKYLSN
- a CDS encoding PTS sugar transporter subunit IIA, yielding MFNFFKKDKKEKDTPIEKETLFAPVNGKIVPVTEVADPVFSQKMMGDGYAVIPEDGNIYAPVEGKVLSVFPTKHAIGIKLESGIEVLIHMGLDTVELNGKPFETFVSEGDSVTSDTLVAKCDLAALAEAGKDNAMVVVITNMDKVKEFSLDENGTVQAKQAIGIVQHA
- a CDS encoding heavy metal translocating P-type ATPase; amino-acid sequence: MNTLWKNNKPMTATIISGILILIGIYFQFSKTDFPVAIIFVSSFIIGGFFQAREGFYDTIENKRLNVDILMVLAAIGASIIGYWLEGALLIFIFSLSGSLEEYALNKSTEAISSLMSIVPATAKRLTKENQLETVNVEDLSIGDRIFVAKGDSLPIDGTLLSKKATINESSITGESIPREKKENDQLYATSINLDEPITITVNKNSNETLFAKIIQMVKEAQSTPSKTASFITNIENKYVTAVLIFVPAMIFIFYFFLNWTWSESFYRGMVLLTVASPCALVASATPATLAAISSAAKKGILFKGGIAIENFSSLSCIAFDKTGTLTNGKPIVTDSYISPEQNERDILGIVYALEYGSTHPIAIALVNFLKERNYSDISLTNQKDLTGLGLSGEYQGDEWRIGKMDFTRKHSKQTNIFSKQTQKLSQEGKTVVSLSKNGEMVAYFALLDIAKTGAKETISFLQKNDIHTLMITGDNHETAKAIADELGIDEYRANCLPEQKTGILKDLQKEYDFVGMVGDGINDAPALANADIGVAMGQGTDIAMQTADVVLIQNDLETLEYSYHLSKKLKKITVQNIVFSMSVIILLIIANLMQVINLPIGVIGHEGSTILVILNGLRLLLNNPKN
- a CDS encoding lactonase family protein; amino-acid sequence: MEYTLYLGSYTKRESKGVHKITLDTTNDKLVDYQLIAEVDSPTYLTFSSDKKTMYTISKEENGAGLTSFNLLDNGEYKKRASTTTEDAAPCYISFDEVRKLLFTASYHGGYVSVYKENEDGTLEQTDRVIHKGSSVHENQKSPHVHYTDYAPNSQILLVCDLGTDEVFSYEVSDEGKLTEISRYTAKAGSGPRHLAFHPNGKTVYLVCELSSEIEILEYHQEDATFTYVDRISTIPETHTSFNSGAAIRVSNDGNFVYYSNRGHNSIAVFEASETTEALTLVDYVPTEGETPRDFNFSPDENYLIVGHQDSDHLTLFKRNQAVGKLTLLEKDVYAPECVCVKF
- a CDS encoding AI-2E family transporter, which produces MERATKGYQPQRKRTSWFERWFLNNKFVTALLIVLLILLIILIFSKISHLFQPVGSFFNVIGFPLILSGILYYLMNPLVNWLEKKKVNRTAAIWLSFIVLILLIIWGVAILIPVIREQTIGIIDDIPQFWITINNMFNNFFEYEWFRSFQEQFTEINTNIFNALTSWANNFLSNTFSGIGNVLGVVTNVLVGLITMPIILYYLLKEGDKFPSQILAFLPNRHRATVKDLLTKINLQISQYVRGQITVAFFVGLMFVIGYSIIGLNYGIVLGILAGFLNVIPYLGSFLAMIPAVIVGLVESPLMLVQVLIVFSIEQFIEGRVISPQVLGSNLSVHPVTIMIVLLTAGKVFGLVGFVLGIPGYAVLKVIFMHVFEWYKNYSGLYETEAELSEGIIEDTNEDQ
- a CDS encoding pyridoxal phosphate-dependent aminotransferase; this encodes MISKRIQDIQLSSTLAATQKTRELKAEGRDIISLTVGEPDFDTPKYILDAANKAIYEGKGHHYTDSAGIAELRQAIADFHQKHDFVSYEMDEIFVSAGAKLILYYLFQALVDEGDEVLIPIPYWVSYSEQIRLAGGVPVFIETDPENGFALTEELLDRYTSDKTKLLVLNSPSNPSGAVFNEEQLRIIGDYCVRKNILIIADEIYYKLVFNGAKSQSIASLSEEIRQQSIIVNGMSKAFAMTGWRIGYALGSKKVMQAINKIASQTSGNAAGISQYAALAALTEGSDFMEENRKLFETRLNAAYPLVKDLPGFKLYEKPMGAFYLFPECSEAAKMTGYDTVDAFTMALLEEAHVGLVAGSGFGMPKHIRFSYATSTEEFAEGVQRIKTFMEKHRAK
- the aroA gene encoding 3-phosphoshikimate 1-carboxyvinyltransferase, producing the protein MRKLINHAKSLQGKLTIPGDKSISHRSVMFGSIAEGETRITGFLRADDCLNTIKVMRQLGIQIHDNGDEIIVEGRGMNGLRPSKEILDVGNSGTTIRLLSGLLAGQSFTSVIAGDNSLNKRPMQRVIAPLEQMGAKISGDKDSEFPPLTIEPINELHAIEYEMPVASAQVKSAIILAGLQAEGETVVIEKEQSRNHTEEMLQQFGGSLQIDDKVIRIKGGQTLRGQRIEVPGDISSAAFFLAAGLIVPNSEILLENVGMNETRSGIIDVIKAMGGDITIDMRENRISADITVRTSQLKATTIGGSIIPRLIDELPVIALLATQAEGITVIKDAEELKVKETNRIQAVASQLNHMQANIIETEDGLIVHGGTPLAGATVDSFGDHRIGMMLQVAALLVKEDVFLKEAECVNISYPTFFDEVLNLTGTAG
- the aroC gene encoding chorismate synthase translates to MRFITAGESHGPVLTTIIEGLPAGMPLNINEINEALAKRQEGYGRGNRMKIETDKVEVTSGVRHGKTLGSPVTFSVVNKDYKNWQSVMSAEPIEEELSKKSRVVHRPRPGHADLVGGIKYHHKDLRNVLERSSARETTMRVAIGAVASQLLSALGVEVVAYVCELGGIKGQVDVSEMSLAEIRDRANQSPVKMVDAEKEQQVKDKIDETKKAGNTLGGVVEVIAEGLPIGLGSYTQWDKKIDARLAKAMVSINAFKGVEFGDGFEVGRRYGSEVMDEIAYNAELGFYRLSNHLGGIEGGMTNGMPVIVRGVKKPIPTLYRPLQSVDIYSKEEYQASIERSDTTAVPAASIIAQAVVATELTQAILEKFPNDSFDELQQAVANYREYSKNPDMWLEEE